From Halomicrobium salinisoli, the proteins below share one genomic window:
- the cofH gene encoding 7,8-didemethyl-8-hydroxy-5-deazariboflavin synthase subunit CofH encodes MADAFETTANVPRGEFDFEHRPRTDQSFENALAKARNGERLSVADGVELMTTGTDRPGIDAERKELVLEAADRRRAEVVGDEVTFVANLNNNVTTACNTGCLFCNFKDRSEQFRAANDADHGGFTKTPAESRAIVDDALDMGVYEVCSVSGLHPAFALDDEHREILEASDREDLNYRPPEEYEGDPGTYCEQIGAMSVGDVHVHSMTPEEAYHARRGTDWDYEEVYGRLKDAGLDSVPGTAAEVLVDEVREVICPGKIDTGEWLEAMEAAASVGLDTTATIMYGHVENEMHRVQHLERIRELQDRTGAITEFVPLSFVHEETPLYEEGLVERGASDAEDELMIAVSRLFLDNVDHVQSSWVKFGDAKGLKLLHCGADDFMGTILSEEITKRAGGDYGEVRSFADYVEMITAIGRVPVERSTDYERRRRIDPDDPPFGPTLGPRADGTPML; translated from the coding sequence ATGGCGGACGCCTTCGAGACGACGGCGAACGTTCCGCGGGGCGAGTTCGACTTCGAGCACCGTCCCCGGACGGACCAGTCCTTCGAGAACGCACTGGCGAAGGCCCGGAACGGCGAGCGGCTGTCGGTCGCCGACGGCGTCGAACTCATGACGACCGGAACCGACCGCCCGGGGATCGACGCCGAGCGCAAGGAACTGGTCCTGGAGGCCGCCGACCGCCGGCGGGCCGAGGTGGTCGGCGACGAGGTCACGTTCGTCGCGAACCTCAACAACAACGTCACGACCGCCTGCAACACCGGCTGTCTGTTCTGCAACTTCAAGGACCGCTCCGAGCAGTTCCGCGCGGCCAACGACGCCGACCACGGCGGGTTCACGAAGACGCCCGCCGAATCGCGGGCCATCGTCGACGACGCGCTCGACATGGGCGTCTACGAGGTGTGCTCGGTCTCGGGGCTCCACCCGGCGTTCGCGCTGGACGACGAGCACCGCGAGATACTGGAGGCGAGCGACCGCGAGGACCTGAACTACCGGCCGCCCGAGGAGTACGAGGGGGATCCGGGCACCTACTGCGAGCAGATCGGCGCGATGTCCGTCGGCGACGTCCACGTCCACTCGATGACGCCCGAGGAGGCCTACCACGCCCGGCGCGGCACGGACTGGGACTACGAGGAGGTCTACGGCCGCCTGAAGGACGCCGGCCTCGACTCCGTCCCGGGGACGGCCGCCGAGGTGCTGGTCGACGAGGTCCGCGAGGTCATCTGCCCGGGCAAGATCGACACGGGCGAGTGGCTCGAGGCCATGGAGGCCGCGGCGAGCGTCGGCCTCGACACCACCGCGACCATCATGTACGGCCACGTCGAGAACGAGATGCACCGGGTGCAGCACCTGGAGCGCATTCGGGAACTGCAGGACCGGACGGGGGCGATCACGGAGTTCGTCCCCCTCTCCTTTGTCCACGAGGAGACGCCCCTCTACGAGGAGGGGCTGGTCGAGCGCGGCGCCAGCGACGCGGAGGACGAGCTGATGATCGCCGTCTCGCGGCTGTTCCTCGACAACGTCGACCACGTCCAGTCCTCGTGGGTGAAGTTCGGCGACGCGAAGGGACTGAAACTGCTGCACTGCGGCGCCGACGACTTCATGGGGACGATCCTCTCGGAGGAGATCACCAAGCGCGCCGGCGGCGACTACGGCGAGGTCCGGTCGTTCGCCGACTACGTCGAGATGATCACCGCCATCGGGCGCGTTCCGGTCGAGCGCTCGACGGACTACGAGCGGCGTCGCCGGATCGACCCCGACGACCCGCCCTTCGGTCCGACGCTCGGACCGCGCGCGGACGGAACGCCGATGCTGTAG
- a CDS encoding phosphoribosylaminoimidazolesuccinocarboxamide synthase, producing MTSVKEFRVDEPATPTELGRGSFVFTDDYSVFDWGKMPDEIPDKGASLCAMGAFNFELLEANDVPTHYEGVVVDGETVDLGEALGAGATPEEMAISLTQVPDLPFADGEYDYDAYHEEAGENYLVPLEIVFRNRVPVGSSLRSRTDPDDHGLDHDEWPDEVVDLNEPVVEFSTKYEEQDRYLDREEADAVAGEASIDRLEELARAVNYVVTEQASEAGLVHEDGKIECLYYEGEIRVADVVGTFDENRFSYDGQQVSKEVIRQYHKRTQPEWVEAVGEAKERADEEDVADWKSLCEDAPEPLDEDVIQAARDLYCAGTNAYVGQDVFEAPSLSEAVDAARDL from the coding sequence ATGACCAGCGTCAAGGAGTTCCGCGTGGACGAACCCGCGACGCCGACGGAGCTGGGGCGGGGCTCGTTCGTGTTCACCGACGACTACTCGGTCTTCGACTGGGGCAAGATGCCCGACGAGATTCCGGACAAGGGCGCCTCCCTCTGTGCGATGGGCGCGTTCAACTTCGAACTGCTGGAGGCCAACGACGTTCCGACCCACTACGAGGGCGTGGTCGTCGACGGCGAAACCGTCGACCTCGGCGAGGCGCTCGGCGCGGGCGCGACGCCCGAGGAGATGGCCATCTCCCTGACGCAGGTGCCCGACCTCCCGTTCGCCGACGGCGAGTACGACTACGACGCCTACCACGAGGAGGCGGGCGAGAACTACCTCGTCCCCCTGGAGATCGTCTTCCGGAACCGCGTGCCCGTCGGCTCGTCGCTCCGGTCGCGCACCGACCCCGACGACCACGGGCTCGACCACGACGAGTGGCCCGACGAGGTCGTCGACCTCAACGAGCCCGTCGTCGAGTTCTCCACGAAGTACGAGGAGCAGGACCGTTACCTCGACCGCGAGGAAGCGGACGCGGTCGCGGGCGAGGCGTCGATCGACCGACTGGAGGAGCTGGCCCGCGCCGTCAACTACGTCGTGACCGAGCAGGCCAGCGAGGCCGGCCTCGTCCACGAGGACGGCAAGATCGAGTGCCTCTACTACGAGGGCGAGATCCGCGTGGCCGACGTCGTCGGCACCTTCGACGAGAACCGCTTCTCCTACGACGGCCAGCAGGTCTCGAAGGAGGTCATCCGTCAGTACCACAAGCGCACCCAGCCCGAGTGGGTCGAGGCCGTGGGCGAGGCCAAGGAGCGCGCCGACGAGGAGGACGTGGCCGACTGGAAGTCCCTCTGCGAGGACGCTCCCGAACCGCTCGACGAGGACGTGATCCAGGCTGCCCGCGACCTGTACTGCGCCGGCACCAACGCCTACGTCGGGCAGGACGTCTTCGAGGCCCCGTCGCTGTCCGAGGCCGTCGACGCCGCGCGGGACCTCTGA
- a CDS encoding Gfo/Idh/MocA family protein codes for MPADSAPVRLGIVGLGFMGTTHASNAEEFGHDVVAGADVVPEAREDFAEAYGATTYEDPEAMFDGEDLDAVAVSTPNAFHEEAVVPALERDLNVLCEKPLADDLESAERIAAAARDSDAFCSVNFHNRISTGAEVFTGYREAGRFGEITHVQANYVRSRGIPGVGSWFTNEELSGGGAVIDIGVHAIDLALYLMGFPRVEEVLAVTRDNFGTDPDYVDPEDWYDAMDEAVFDVEDSATALITCADDRTVSLEVSWAANQTETQEFVIRGTEGGARLKLGGEDLTMLDDGHEGVDHLVESEVTTGSLDHTGWEGSDKLFLDAVADEAAPDLNTVEQGLTVQRVIDGIYRSAAEGTAVSVDDD; via the coding sequence ATGCCCGCAGACAGCGCGCCGGTGCGACTCGGTATCGTCGGCCTCGGCTTCATGGGAACGACCCACGCCTCCAACGCCGAGGAGTTCGGCCACGACGTCGTCGCGGGGGCCGACGTGGTCCCGGAGGCCCGCGAGGACTTCGCGGAGGCCTACGGCGCGACGACCTACGAGGACCCCGAGGCCATGTTCGACGGGGAGGACCTGGACGCCGTGGCCGTCTCGACGCCCAACGCCTTCCACGAGGAGGCGGTCGTCCCGGCCCTCGAACGGGATCTGAACGTCCTCTGCGAGAAGCCCCTCGCCGACGACCTGGAGAGCGCCGAGCGCATCGCCGCCGCGGCACGCGACTCCGACGCCTTCTGTTCGGTCAACTTCCACAACCGCATCTCGACCGGCGCCGAGGTCTTCACGGGCTACCGCGAGGCGGGCCGCTTCGGCGAGATCACCCACGTCCAGGCCAACTACGTGCGCTCGCGGGGCATCCCCGGCGTGGGATCGTGGTTCACCAACGAGGAGCTCTCCGGCGGCGGCGCCGTCATCGACATCGGCGTCCACGCCATCGACCTGGCGCTGTACCTGATGGGCTTCCCCCGCGTCGAGGAGGTGCTGGCCGTCACGCGGGACAACTTCGGCACCGACCCGGACTACGTCGACCCCGAGGACTGGTACGACGCCATGGACGAGGCCGTCTTCGACGTCGAGGACTCCGCGACCGCGCTGATCACGTGCGCCGACGACCGGACGGTCTCGCTCGAGGTGTCCTGGGCCGCCAACCAGACCGAGACCCAGGAGTTCGTCATCCGCGGAACGGAGGGCGGCGCGCGCCTGAAACTGGGCGGCGAGGACCTGACGATGCTCGACGACGGCCACGAGGGCGTCGACCACCTCGTCGAGTCGGAGGTCACCACGGGCTCGCTCGACCACACCGGCTGGGAGGGCAGCGACAAACTGTTTCTCGACGCCGTCGCCGACGAGGCCGCGCCGGACCTGAACACCGTCGAACAGGGCCTGACCGTCCAGCGCGTCATCGACGGCATCTACCGCTCCGCAGCCGAGGGGACGGCCGTCTCCGTCGACGACGATTGA
- a CDS encoding glycosyltransferase family 2 protein, with translation MRGIADQRKRRRTGATVSQTTDSSAGGPSPSLDRDSVAEQYIVGPDSEVTPVLSVVMPTLNEEEGIVECIDWIKTAVEELEVPTEIVVSDSSTDRTPDLAEERGAIVVTPDEPGYGYAYRYAFERTRGEYVVMGDADTTYDFEEIPRLLEPVRDGDADICMGSRLDGEIRSGAMPPLHQYIGNPLLTRFLNTFYDAGVSDAHSGFRVFSREALETLDLETTGMEFASEMIMDAGAKGLAIEEVPIVYHEREGEETLDSFSDGWRHVRFMLVNAPGYLFSAPGVLLGLFGTVVMALAYSGTAVNGVAFGVHSMIAGSLCLIAGLQAFSLGVFATVGTDPIQRPDDVLTNWIVENATLERGATLGAVVFALGAVQAGYLVWTWVSSGFGNLSFTLGSMVAFTALVVGMQAFFGSFFLSVVGDR, from the coding sequence ATGCGGGGAATCGCCGATCAACGGAAAAGACGTCGAACCGGCGCAACCGTGAGCCAGACGACCGACAGTTCGGCGGGCGGACCGTCGCCGTCGCTCGATCGCGACTCCGTCGCCGAGCAGTACATCGTCGGACCCGACAGCGAGGTGACGCCGGTGTTGAGCGTCGTGATGCCCACCCTCAACGAGGAGGAGGGCATCGTCGAGTGCATCGACTGGATCAAGACCGCCGTCGAGGAGCTCGAGGTCCCCACCGAGATCGTCGTCTCCGACAGCTCCACCGATCGAACGCCCGATCTGGCCGAAGAGCGCGGCGCCATCGTCGTGACGCCGGACGAACCCGGCTACGGCTACGCCTATCGCTACGCCTTCGAGCGGACCCGCGGCGAGTACGTCGTCATGGGCGACGCGGATACGACGTACGACTTCGAGGAGATTCCGCGGCTGCTCGAGCCCGTTCGCGACGGCGATGCGGACATCTGCATGGGCAGCCGCCTCGACGGCGAGATTCGCTCGGGCGCGATGCCCCCGCTACACCAGTATATCGGGAATCCGCTGCTGACGCGGTTCCTGAACACGTTCTACGACGCCGGCGTCAGCGACGCCCACAGCGGCTTCCGCGTGTTCTCCCGCGAGGCCCTCGAGACGCTGGATCTGGAGACCACCGGCATGGAGTTCGCCAGCGAGATGATCATGGACGCCGGTGCGAAGGGACTGGCCATCGAGGAGGTCCCGATCGTCTACCACGAGCGGGAGGGCGAGGAGACGCTGGACAGCTTCAGCGACGGCTGGCGCCACGTCCGGTTCATGCTCGTCAACGCTCCCGGGTACCTCTTCTCCGCCCCGGGGGTCCTGCTGGGGCTGTTCGGCACCGTGGTCATGGCGCTGGCGTACAGCGGGACCGCCGTCAACGGGGTGGCCTTCGGCGTCCACTCGATGATCGCGGGAAGCCTCTGCCTGATCGCGGGGCTACAGGCGTTCTCGCTCGGTGTGTTCGCCACCGTCGGCACCGATCCCATCCAGCGGCCCGACGACGTCCTCACCAACTGGATCGTCGAGAACGCGACCCTAGAGCGCGGGGCCACGCTCGGCGCCGTCGTGTTCGCACTCGGCGCCGTCCAGGCCGGCTACCTCGTCTGGACGTGGGTGAGCAGCGGCTTCGGCAACCTCTCCTTTACGCTGGGGTCGATGGTAGCGTTCACCGCGCTGGTCGTCGGTATGCAGGCCTTCTTCGGCTCGTTCTTCCTCAGCGTCGTCGGCGATCGGTAG